GCTACCCCTACCACCGCCATGCCGCCCACCTCGCGGGCGTCTTCCCGCACGTGTACGCCGATTCGGGCGCCGCGCTCGTGCGGACCGGCGCCCGGGCGGCGACGATCCTCGCGGAGATCCTGGAGCTGGCCCCCTTCGGCAAGATCCTGTTCTCCAGCGGCGCCCGGGGCCTGCCCGAACTGCACGTCGTCGGGGCCCGGCTGTTCCGTGAGGCCCTGGCCCGGGTGCTCGGCGCCTGGGTCGCGGACGGCGCGTGGTCGCCCGGCGACGCGCAGCGGGTGGCCGGACTGATCGCGGCGGGCAACGCGCGCCGGGTGTACGGGCTGGGCTGAGGTGGAGAGACCGGACGCGTGCGGGGTGTACGGGCCGGGCCGGGATCGCGAGACTGGGGGCATGACCAGCCGCACGGAACACTTACTGGACCGTTTCGTCACCGGGCTCGCGGCTCTGGAGCCGGTCGCCGTCTGGGCCCACGGCTCGCTCGCCGGGGGCGACTACCAGGAGGGCCGCAGCGACCTGGACCTCATCGCGGTCCTGACGGGGCCGGTCACGCCAGGACCGTTGTGGGCCCTGGCCCGGCTGCACGCCCGGCTGCGGGGCGAGCCGCTCGCGCCCCTGCTGCACTGCTCCTACCTCACCCCCGACACGGCGGCCGACCCGGAGCGCCGGCACCTGACCTGGGCGCACGGTCAGTTGTTCCGGCGCACGGTCACCCCGGTGACCCGTCGGGAGCTGCTGGACTTCGGGCGGGTGCTGTACGGGAAGGCGCCCCGCGCTCTCCTTCCGCCCGTGCCGGACCGCGAGCTCGGCGACTTCGTCGTCCGCGACCAGCGGGACTTCTGGCGGCCGGCGGTCGACAAGGCCCCTCTGTGGCGTCAGGACGTCTGGGTCGACCTGGGGCTGCTGACCTTCGCCCGGGCGACGGTGACCGTGCGCGACGGCCGTCTCATCTCCAAGCGCCAGGCCCTCGACGAGCTGTCCGTGCTGGGGGCGCCGCAGGAGGTCGTGGCGGACATCGCGCGGCGCCGGTACGAGGGGCACGCGGGCGAGGACGGCGTGACGACGGGCGCGGACTGGCCGGCCCGCCGTGCCGGGCTGACCCGGGACTATCTGGGACCGGCGATCGACGGACTGGTCACCGCGCACGCGTGACGCACGGGCGCGAAGTCGCCCCCTGCCCGTGGCACGCGCGCCGGTGCCTCACGCGCGCGTGCCGACCGTCGCCTCCGCCGTGGGGCCCGGCAGGTCGATCGTCGTTCCGGAGCGCTCATGCAGTGCCAGCAGCACGCGCAGCACGGCGATCCAGACCAGACAGGAGCCGAGCATGTGCAGGCCGACGAGGGCCTCGGGAAGGTCCGTGAAGTACTGGACGTAGCCGATGACGCCCTGTCCGAGCAGCACCAGGAACAGGTCGCGGGTACGGTCCAGCGGGTCCCTCGGCGCGTCCACCGCCTTGAGGATGAACCACAGGGCGAAGGTCAGCGTCACCACGATCCAGGCGAGCACGGCGTGCAGCTTGGCGACCGTCTCCCAGTCCAGCGGCATCCGCTCGACCTTGCTGGAGTCACCCGCGTGCGGGCCCGCGCCGGTCACCACCGTGCCGACGGCGATCAGCAGCGTCGAGGCGGCGACCAGGAACCACACCAGCTGCTGTACGGGCTTGCCGACCAGCGGACGGGGCTCCCCGTCGCCCTCCCCGGCGCGCTGCCACATCACCGCGGCGACCGCGATCAGCGCCGAGGCGGCCAGGAAGTGCGCCGCGACCGTGTACGGGTTGAGGCCGACGAGCACCACGATCCCGCCGAGCACCGCGTTGCTCATCACCAGCCAGAACTGCGCCCAGCCCAGCCGGGTCAGGCTCCGCCGGTACGGCTTCTCGGCGCGCGCGGCGATGATCGCCCAGCCGATGGCCGCGCACAGCACGTACGTCAGCATGCGGTTGCCGAACTCGATGGCCCCGTGGAAGCCCATCGCGCCGGTCGTGGTGAGCGAGTCGTCGGTGCACTTGGGCCAGGTCGGGCAGCCCAGACCGGAGCCCGTGAGCCGCACGGCGCCGCCGGTGACCACGATCACCACCGCCATCACGAGTGCGGACAGGGCCGCCCGCCGGACCGTCCGGCGGGTGGGGGTCCAGCGTGCGGCGATGAAGGCGAGGGGGTTGCGCACGGCGGCTACGACGTCGGCGCGAGTCACGTTTGGCACGCCTCCCATCGTAGGCGCCCGCTTGTGCACGCGTTCACGAGGGGCCCGTGTCCGTGCGGTCCGGTGCTGCCGGGTCACTCCCAGCGGAAGAACCGGCCGGCTGCCGCGAGCCCCACGACCGCCCAGACGGCCAGGATCCCCAGGTCGCCCCAGGGCATGCCCGCGCCGTGCTGGAGCACGTCCCGCAGGCCGTCCGAGAGGGCCGAGACGGGCAGCAGGCCGAGTACGTCCTGCGCGCCGGGCGGGAACTTGTCGAGCGGGACGATCACCCCGCCGCCCACCAGCAGCAGCAGGAAGACCAGGTTGGCCGCCGCCAGCGTCGCTTCCGCCTTCAGAGTGCCCGCCATCAGCAGGCCGAGGCCCGAGAACGCGGCCGTACCGAGGACGAGCAGCAGCAGGGCGGCCGCCGGGTTGCCGTGCGGGTTCCAGCCCAGCGCGAAGGCGATCGCCGTCAGGACGAGCACCTGGAGGATCTCCGTGACCAGGACCGACAGCGTCTTCGCCGTCATCAGGCCCCACCGCGGCAGCGGGGAGGCGGCGAGCCGCTTCAGCACCCCGTAGCGGCGTTCGAACCCGGTCGCGATGGCCTGGCCGGTGAAAGCCGTCGACATCACGGCGAGCGCGAGGATGCCGGGGGTGAGGAAGTCCACCGCCTCGCCCGCGCCGGTGTCGACGATGTCCACGCTGCTGAACAGCACCAGCAGCAGGGTGGGGATCACGGCGGTGAGCAGCAGCTGCTCGCCGTTGCGCAGCAGCATCCTCGTCTCCAGCGCCGCCTGGGCCGCGATCATGCGGGGGAGCGGGGCCGCCCCGGGCCGGGGGGTGTAGGTGCCAGTGGCGGTCACGAGCGCAGCTCCTTGCCTGTCAGCTCCAGAAAAACGTCCTCCAGGGTGTGCCGTTCCACCGAGATCCGGTCCGGCATCACCCCGTGCTGGGCGCACCACGAGGTGACCGTCGCCAGCAGCTGCGGGTCGACCTTGCCCATCACCCGGTAGGAGCCCGGGGTCAGCTCGGCGGCGGAGCTGTCGGCGGGCAGGGCCTTGAGCAGGGAGCCCACATCGAGGCCGGGACGTCCGCTGAACCGCAGGGTGTTCTCGGCGCCGCCGCGGCACAGCTCCTCGGGGGAGCCCTGGGCGATGACCCGGCCCGCGTCGATGATCGCGACGTCGTCGGCGAGCTGCTCGGCCTCGTCCATGTAGTGGGTGGTCAGGATGACCGAGACCCCGTCCGCTCGCAGGTCCCGGACGAGTTCCCAGGTGGCGCGGCGTGCCTGGGGGTCGAGGCCGGCCGTCGGCTCGTCCAGGAAGACCAGCTCGGGGCGGCCGACGACGGCCATGGCCAGCGCGAGGCGCTGCTGCTGGCCGCCGGAGAGGCGGCGGTACGTCGTCCGGCCGCAGGAGCCCAGGCCGAGGCGCTCCACGAGGGTGTCGACGTCCAGCGGGTGGGCGTGCAGCCCCGCGACGTGGCGGAGCATCTCGTCGGCCCGCGCTCCCGAGTAGACACCCCCCGACTGGAGCATCACGCCGATCCGGGGACGCAGGTCGGAGCCCTGTCTCAGCGGGTCGAGGCCGAGGACGCGCACCGAGCCGGAGTCGGGCCTGCGGTATCCCTCGCAGGTCTCGACGGTGGTCGTCTTTCCGGCGCCGTTGGGTCCGAGGACGGCGGTGACGCCCGCCCGGGCCGTCAGACAGAGGCCGTCCACCGCGGTCTTCGTCCCGTACCGCTTCACCAGGGCCTCGACCCGGACGACAGGCTCGCTTCGCATGGCTCAAGAGTCTAGGTTCGCGGGCCGGGGTTCAGCCGTGGGGGTCCCCGCCGGAGCGGAGCCGGGAGGGGAGAGGGCGCGGGAACCGGCCACGTGCGACGGCTTCCGGGGGCCGGCGGAGTCAGATCTCGTCCTCGCGGGACCGGTGCAGCGGCAGCCACCGCTGGGCGTAGGCCACGGCGTCCGCGACCGGGAACAGCCGTACGTCGGCCGCGCCGACCCTGCCCCGTACGACGTCACGGTCGCGTTCGAAGTCGTGGCCCAGCTCGTCGAAGCGGTCGGAGTCGATGGACACCTCGGTCATGACCTCCCACGTTCCGTCCGGCCCCGGGCGGCCCACCTCGACGAGCGGCGCCGGGATCCGGTACTCGGCGAGGTGGAAGCTGGTGCAGGTGGCGTAGCCGGCGCCCAGGAGCAGGACCCGCGCCCCCGCCTTCTCCAGCCGGGCCAGCGGGCTGCGTTCGCCGAGCCGGCAGTCGGGTGCGTGGCCCTCGACCAGCTCCGCCGCCCGCGCCCCGAGCGCCGCGAACGAGGTCTGCGGGTGGGCGCTGCGCAGGGCACCGGGCCAGGTGCGGACCGTCTCCGGGATCACGCCCACGCCCAGCGCGGGGGTGATGAGGGGGTCGTAGGCGGGCATGGTCGCCCGGATCCGCTGCCACCACTGCGCGGGGACCGGCGGATTGCTCCACAGGGCGGGGTCGGACAGGTCGCCGGACTGGGTGGGGACGACGAGTGTGCCGTCCGGACCGAGCACGTCGAGCAGTCCGCGAACGACCGTGACGGGACCTCCGCAGACCCAGCCGAGCGAACTGAGCGAGGAGTGGACGAGGAGGATTTCTCCTGGTTCGACACCCAGGGCGCGGACCTCCGCCGCGAGGGTGTCGCGGGTGACAAGTGGGCCGGTGGGAGCGGGTATGGGCATGGTTCGGCAGTGTCCTGGACGGGGGCTGCGCGGACCAGTCCTTTTCTTGCCGGTCCGCCCCCCGTCGATCGATCAAAGATCGTTTCCGCAGGTCAGATTAGGTTTACCTAAGTGACGCAGGGCACCGCCCGGCGATCCGGGCACGGCTTGCCTGCCTCTGAGGAATTACGCAACAATGGCGTTGTGAAAAACGTCGGCGAGGCTCGGGAGACCCCCACGGGGACCCCCCAGGAGGAGATCGCGACCGGTGAGCGCTCGACGCGCAACCGGGTCGCGCGGTCCATCCTGGACCACGGGCCGTCGACCGTCGCCGAGCTGGCCGGGCGGCTGCGCCTCACCCAGGCCGCCGTGCGCCGCCACCTCGACGCACTGGTCGCCGACGACGTCGTGGAGGCACGAGAGCAGCGGGTGTACGGAGCGCGGACCCGCGGGCGCCCCGCCAAGGTCTTCGCCCTCACCGACTGCGGCCGCGACGCCTTCGACCAGTCCTACGACAAGCTTGCCGCGGACGCCCTGCGCTGGATCCAGGAACGCTTCGGCGGGGACGAGGCCGTCGTCGCCTTCGCCCGCGCACGCATCGTCGAACAGGCCGCCGGGTACCGCCAGGCGATCGAGGCCGCCGCCCCCGAAGAGCGGACCGAAGCCCTGGCCAAGGCCCTGAGCGCGGACGGGTACGCTGCTACGGCGCGCAGCGCACCGGTCGGCGAGCAGCTGTGCCAGCACCACTGCCCCGTCGCTCACGTCGCGGAGAAGTTCCCGCAGCTCTGCGAGGCGGAGACCGAGATCTTCTCCCAGTTGCTCGGAACACACGTCCAGCGACTGGCGACCATCGCGCACGGCGACGGCGTCTGCACGACGTTCATCCCCAGAGTTTCCACAGCCACCCACAACGCATCCACAAGCACGGCCGGGAGGAACCCCGCATGACTCTCCCCACGGAGACTGCCCACCCCGAACTCGAGGGCCTGGGTAAGTACGAATACGGCTGGGCCGACTCCGACACGGCCGGCGCCTCTGCGAAGCGCGGCATCAACGAGGACGTCGTCCGGGACATCTCCGCGAAGAAGTCCGAGCCGGAGTGGATGACGAAGCTCCGCCTCAAGGGCCTCCGCCTCTTCGCGAAGAAGCCCATGCCGAACTGGGGCTCGGACCTGTCGGGCATCGACTTCGACAACATCAAGTACTTCGTGCGCTCCACCGAGAAGCAGGCGGAGTCCTGGGAGGACCTGCCCGAGGACATCAAGAACACGTACGACAAGCTCGGCATCCCGGAGGCGGAGAAGCAGCGCCTCGTCGCCGGTGTCGCGGCCCAGTACGAGTCCGAGGTCGTCTACCACCAGATCCGCGAGGACCTGGAGGAGCAGGGCGTCATCTTCCTCGACACCGACACCGCGCTGAAGCAGCACCCGGAGCTCTTCAAGGAGTACTTCGGCACCGTCATCCCGGTCGGCGACAACAAGTTCGCGTCGCTGAACACCGCGGTGTGGTCCGGCGGCTCCTTCATCTACGTGCCGAAGGGCGTGCACGTGGAGATCCCGCTCCAGGCCTACTTCCGCATCAACACGGAGAACATGGGCCAGTTCGAGCGGACCCTGATCATCGTCGACGAGGGCGCCTACGTGCACTACGTCGAGGGCTGTACGGCCCCGATCTACAAGTCGGACTCGCTGCACAGCGCCGTGGTCGAGATCATCGTCAAGAAGAACGCCCGCTGCCGTTACACGACCATCCAGAACTGGTCGAACAACGTCTACAACCTGGTCACCAAGCGCGCCGTGGCGTACGAGGGCGCGACCATGGAGTGGATCGACGGCAACATCGGCTCCAAGGTGACGATGAAGTACCCGGCCGTCTACCTGATGGGCGAGCACGCCAAGGGCGAGACCCTCTCCATCGCCTTCGCGGGCGAGGGCCAGCACCAGGACGCCGGCTCCAAGATGGTCCACATGGCGCCGAACACCTCGTCCAACATCGTGTCGAAGTCCGTGGCGCGCGGTGGCGGCCGGACGTCCTACCGCGGTCTCGTCGAGATCGGCGAGGGCGCCCACGGCTCCAAGTCCAACGTGCTGTGCGACGCGCTGCTCGTCGACACCATCTCCCGCTCCGACACCTACCCCTACGTGGACGTCCGCGAGGACGACGTGTCCATGGGCCACGAGGCCACCGTCTCCAAGGTCAGCGACGACCAGCTCTTCTACCTGATGAGCCGGGGCATGACCGAGTTCGAGGCGATGGCCATGATCGTGCGCGGCTTCGTCGAGCCGATCGCGAAGGAACTCCCCATGGAGTACGCGCTCGAACTCAACCGGCTGATCGAGCTGCAGATGGAAGGCGCGGTCGGCTGAGCCCCGCCCCTCCATCACCAGCTAGCAAAATCTGACGCAGGAAAGTGAGCAGACCGACAGCCATGGCTGAGGCTACGAATATCCCGGTGGGGTCCACCACCGCCGGACAGATCGCGGTGGCCGCCGAGTCGACCGTCGCCACGCGCATGAGCGCGCCCGCGTCCTTCGACGTGGCGGACTTCCCGGTCCCGCACGGTCGCGAGGAGGAGTGGCGGTTCACGCCGCTGGAGCGGCTGCGCGGACTGCACGACGGCACCGCCGTCGCGACCGGCGAGGGCGTGAAGGTCGCCGTCGAGGCGCCCGAGGGCGTCATCGTCGAGCTCGTGGACCGCGACGACCCGCGCCTCGGGAAGGCGGGCACCCCGGTGGACCGGGTCGCCGCCCAGGCGTACTCCGCGTTCGAGAAGGCCGGCGTGGTCACCGTGCCCAAGGAGACGGTGCTCACCGAGCCGATCCGCATCGCGGTGCACGGCGAGGGCGGGGTCTCCTACGGCCACCAGGTCATCGAGCTGGGCGCCTTCGCCGAGGCCGTCGTCGTCATCGACCACACCGGTGACGCCGTGATCGCCGCCAACGTCGACTACGTCCTCGGGGACGGCGCGAAGCTGACCGTGGTCTCCGTCCAGGACTGGGACGACAAGGCCGTGCACGTCGCCCAGCACAACGCCCTCGTCGGCCGTGACGCGACCTTCAAGTCGGTCGTGGTGACCTTCGGCGGCGACCTGGTCCGCCTGCACCCGCGCGTGGCGTACGCCGGCCCCGGCGCCGAGGCCGAGTTGTTCGGTCTGTACTTCACGGATGCCGGTCAGCACCAGGAGCACCGCCTGCTGGTCGACCACAACGTCCCGCACTGCAAGTCCAACGTCGTCTACAAGGGCGCGTTGCAGGGCGAGGGTGCGCACGCCGTGTGGATCGGTGACGTGCTCATCGAGGCCAAGGCCGAGGGCACGGACACCTACGAGATGAACCGCAACCTGGTCCTCACGGACGGCGCGCGCGTCGACTCCGTGCCGAACCTGGAGATCGAGACCGGCGAGATCGTCGGCGCCG
This Streptomyces sp. NBC_00377 DNA region includes the following protein-coding sequences:
- a CDS encoding nucleotidyltransferase domain-containing protein, which produces MTSRTEHLLDRFVTGLAALEPVAVWAHGSLAGGDYQEGRSDLDLIAVLTGPVTPGPLWALARLHARLRGEPLAPLLHCSYLTPDTAADPERRHLTWAHGQLFRRTVTPVTRRELLDFGRVLYGKAPRALLPPVPDRELGDFVVRDQRDFWRPAVDKAPLWRQDVWVDLGLLTFARATVTVRDGRLISKRQALDELSVLGAPQEVVADIARRRYEGHAGEDGVTTGADWPARRAGLTRDYLGPAIDGLVTAHA
- the sufB gene encoding Fe-S cluster assembly protein SufB is translated as MTLPTETAHPELEGLGKYEYGWADSDTAGASAKRGINEDVVRDISAKKSEPEWMTKLRLKGLRLFAKKPMPNWGSDLSGIDFDNIKYFVRSTEKQAESWEDLPEDIKNTYDKLGIPEAEKQRLVAGVAAQYESEVVYHQIREDLEEQGVIFLDTDTALKQHPELFKEYFGTVIPVGDNKFASLNTAVWSGGSFIYVPKGVHVEIPLQAYFRINTENMGQFERTLIIVDEGAYVHYVEGCTAPIYKSDSLHSAVVEIIVKKNARCRYTTIQNWSNNVYNLVTKRAVAYEGATMEWIDGNIGSKVTMKYPAVYLMGEHAKGETLSIAFAGEGQHQDAGSKMVHMAPNTSSNIVSKSVARGGGRTSYRGLVEIGEGAHGSKSNVLCDALLVDTISRSDTYPYVDVREDDVSMGHEATVSKVSDDQLFYLMSRGMTEFEAMAMIVRGFVEPIAKELPMEYALELNRLIELQMEGAVG
- a CDS encoding aminoglycoside N(3)-acetyltransferase — its product is MPIPAPTGPLVTRDTLAAEVRALGVEPGEILLVHSSLSSLGWVCGGPVTVVRGLLDVLGPDGTLVVPTQSGDLSDPALWSNPPVPAQWWQRIRATMPAYDPLITPALGVGVIPETVRTWPGALRSAHPQTSFAALGARAAELVEGHAPDCRLGERSPLARLEKAGARVLLLGAGYATCTSFHLAEYRIPAPLVEVGRPGPDGTWEVMTEVSIDSDRFDELGHDFERDRDVVRGRVGAADVRLFPVADAVAYAQRWLPLHRSREDEI
- the sufD gene encoding Fe-S cluster assembly protein SufD produces the protein MAEATNIPVGSTTAGQIAVAAESTVATRMSAPASFDVADFPVPHGREEEWRFTPLERLRGLHDGTAVATGEGVKVAVEAPEGVIVELVDRDDPRLGKAGTPVDRVAAQAYSAFEKAGVVTVPKETVLTEPIRIAVHGEGGVSYGHQVIELGAFAEAVVVIDHTGDAVIAANVDYVLGDGAKLTVVSVQDWDDKAVHVAQHNALVGRDATFKSVVVTFGGDLVRLHPRVAYAGPGAEAELFGLYFTDAGQHQEHRLLVDHNVPHCKSNVVYKGALQGEGAHAVWIGDVLIEAKAEGTDTYEMNRNLVLTDGARVDSVPNLEIETGEIVGAGHASATGRFDDEQLFYLMARGIPADEARRLVVRGFFAELVQQIGVDDIEERLLARIETELEATV
- a CDS encoding ABC transporter ATP-binding protein; translated protein: MRSEPVVRVEALVKRYGTKTAVDGLCLTARAGVTAVLGPNGAGKTTTVETCEGYRRPDSGSVRVLGLDPLRQGSDLRPRIGVMLQSGGVYSGARADEMLRHVAGLHAHPLDVDTLVERLGLGSCGRTTYRRLSGGQQQRLALAMAVVGRPELVFLDEPTAGLDPQARRATWELVRDLRADGVSVILTTHYMDEAEQLADDVAIIDAGRVIAQGSPEELCRGGAENTLRFSGRPGLDVGSLLKALPADSSAAELTPGSYRVMGKVDPQLLATVTSWCAQHGVMPDRISVERHTLEDVFLELTGKELRS
- a CDS encoding helix-turn-helix transcriptional regulator translates to MKNVGEARETPTGTPQEEIATGERSTRNRVARSILDHGPSTVAELAGRLRLTQAAVRRHLDALVADDVVEAREQRVYGARTRGRPAKVFALTDCGRDAFDQSYDKLAADALRWIQERFGGDEAVVAFARARIVEQAAGYRQAIEAAAPEERTEALAKALSADGYAATARSAPVGEQLCQHHCPVAHVAEKFPQLCEAETEIFSQLLGTHVQRLATIAHGDGVCTTFIPRVSTATHNASTSTAGRNPA
- a CDS encoding COX15/CtaA family protein; protein product: MGGVPNVTRADVVAAVRNPLAFIAARWTPTRRTVRRAALSALVMAVVIVVTGGAVRLTGSGLGCPTWPKCTDDSLTTTGAMGFHGAIEFGNRMLTYVLCAAIGWAIIAARAEKPYRRSLTRLGWAQFWLVMSNAVLGGIVVLVGLNPYTVAAHFLAASALIAVAAVMWQRAGEGDGEPRPLVGKPVQQLVWFLVAASTLLIAVGTVVTGAGPHAGDSSKVERMPLDWETVAKLHAVLAWIVVTLTFALWFILKAVDAPRDPLDRTRDLFLVLLGQGVIGYVQYFTDLPEALVGLHMLGSCLVWIAVLRVLLALHERSGTTIDLPGPTAEATVGTRA
- a CDS encoding ABC transporter permease, which codes for MIAAQAALETRMLLRNGEQLLLTAVIPTLLLVLFSSVDIVDTGAGEAVDFLTPGILALAVMSTAFTGQAIATGFERRYGVLKRLAASPLPRWGLMTAKTLSVLVTEILQVLVLTAIAFALGWNPHGNPAAALLLLVLGTAAFSGLGLLMAGTLKAEATLAAANLVFLLLLVGGGVIVPLDKFPPGAQDVLGLLPVSALSDGLRDVLQHGAGMPWGDLGILAVWAVVGLAAAGRFFRWE